The following are from one region of the Paenibacillus bovis genome:
- a CDS encoding FIST signal transduction protein, whose protein sequence is MKSLYFKTTGQAREYIQSNPDKGIVLFTTVENVKEMSTFATEHVILCSTAGEYTSEGFKEGVISGFAYQRDLVDVIEIKSPAILSIDELQSGYNKVRNNKNAFMFILYDGLSGQEESVMTTLFFMDEKFKVIGGSSGDYVKFKETAVYIGSRKVNGVALYFNWPRRTQLLKENLYYTTGQRLLVTDAEPLNRLVRTFNNRPAAVEYANVLGIPENQLEKAFMNNPLGKVIKDSTYITSPMKVNPDKSITFYSQIAPNTYVDVLQPLDVHQCFQETLNAMEFKPAFILSVHCILRSLKFKSENTWKSLDDKLLSVSRNQAGFISYGEQIHNKHFNQTMVLLAFE, encoded by the coding sequence ATGAAATCCCTATATTTTAAAACAACCGGCCAGGCCAGGGAATATATTCAGTCTAATCCTGACAAAGGCATTGTCTTGTTCACCACGGTCGAGAATGTCAAAGAGATGAGTACCTTTGCTACAGAGCATGTTATACTGTGCTCTACAGCTGGCGAATACACGTCCGAAGGATTCAAAGAAGGCGTGATCAGCGGATTTGCCTACCAGCGTGATCTGGTAGACGTGATTGAGATCAAATCACCTGCCATTCTCAGCATCGACGAGCTTCAATCCGGCTACAATAAGGTCCGCAACAACAAAAATGCATTCATGTTTATTCTATATGATGGATTGTCCGGACAGGAAGAAAGCGTCATGACCACTTTGTTTTTTATGGATGAGAAGTTCAAGGTAATCGGCGGCAGTTCCGGCGACTACGTGAAGTTCAAGGAGACGGCTGTATATATTGGCAGCCGCAAAGTGAACGGGGTAGCTCTTTACTTTAACTGGCCAAGACGGACACAGCTGCTCAAGGAAAATCTCTATTATACGACCGGACAGCGTCTGCTTGTTACCGATGCAGAGCCGCTGAATCGTCTCGTGCGCACCTTCAACAATCGTCCTGCAGCGGTAGAGTATGCGAATGTACTCGGTATACCGGAGAATCAGCTGGAAAAGGCATTTATGAATAATCCGCTCGGCAAAGTGATCAAAGACAGCACCTATATTACTTCTCCGATGAAAGTAAACCCGGACAAGTCGATTACCTTCTATTCGCAGATTGCTCCGAATACGTATGTGGATGTACTGCAGCCGCTCGATGTACACCAGTGTTTCCAAGAGACGCTGAATGCGATGGAATTCAAGCCAGCCTTTATCCTGTCGGTTCACTGCATTCTGCGCAGCCTCAAATTCAAAAGCGAGAACACATGGAAAAGCCTGGACGACAAGCTGCTGAGCGTCAGCCGCAACCAGGCCGGCTTTATCAGTTACGGCGAACAGATCCACAATAAGCATTTCAACCAGACGATGGTACTTTTGGCGTTTGAATAG